The nucleotide sequence ATCCAGGCCGCCACCAGCACCAGCGCCGCCATCAACCCGATGGTGACCCATCCCGGATAAAACGTCAGCAGCACCGAGATTGCGAATACCACCAGCAGCTTGGTGCCGGCCCACAGGTCGTGGATGGCAGACCCGCGCGGCACCGGCACCAGCAATACCACCGGCCGCGCGGCGCGCCGGGAGCCAGGTTCTGGGGTGGCCGAGGCGCTCGGCGACGGAACAGTCATGGCTTGCCCCCTGCCCCTGTTCGGCCCCCGAGTCCTCCGGCGGCGGTCGTCGAGACCGGTTCCATGACACCGTTGTTCAGATGCAACGTCCGCGGGCAAAGCTCATCCATGCCGGCGAAATCGTGCGAAATAACCACCACCGTCAGACCCTGTTCCCGGCGCAGGTCTTCCAGCAGGCGCAGCAACCCGCGCTGGCTGGTGGCGTCCAACCCGGCCAGCGGCTCATCAAGGATCAACGCCCGCGGCGAGCACGCCAGAAGTCCGGCCAGCACCACGCGGCGCATCTGCCCGCCACTGAGCTGATCAATGCTGCGTTTGGCCAGTGTGGGATCGAGCCCAACCACGCTCAGCGCCGCGGCCACCCGGTCCTCGTCGCGGGCCGAGAAGCCGGCCGCCGAAGCGACTTCCAGATCGACCCGGCTACGCATCAGCTGCAGGCGCGCCGCCTGGAACGACAACGCGACCGCACCCACCTGCTCGTGGGTGGGCCGACCATCCAGCAGGCAGGCGCCGGTGGTGGGGACGGTCAGCCCGGCCATCACCCAGGCCAGCGTCGACTTGCCAGAGCCGTTACCGCCATGGATCAGCACACCGTCGCCCTGCTCCACCACGAAGTTGAGATCGCGCAGCGCGGTCTTGGCCCACGGGGTGCCGATGTTGTACTCGTGGCCGACGCCGATGAGTTCGAGCGCCGGCCGCTGCACTCCGACGCTCACCGCGACAGCCGGCGCGGGCACCGGCGCGGTCTCGACCATCTCGGCGTTATCCGGTGATTCGCTCAAGTCGACCGTGCGGTCGGCGGAATCGGCCTCGTTGTTGTAGTGCGTGATATGCACCAGGGCGGTGCGGTGCCGTTTCGTCAGACCGGACAGCACCCGCAGCAGCGCTTCGCGGCCTTGCTGGTCGACCATGGTGGTGACCTCATCGGCGATCAGTATCGCCGGCTCCCTGGCCAGCGCCGCCGCCAAGGCCAGTCGCTGCAGTTCACCGCCGGACAAACTGCCGGTCTCGCGTTCCGCGAGCCCCTCTAGGCCCACCTCCGCAAGTTGCTGGTCGACATCGATCTTGGTGCCCGGCGGCAGACCCCACACCACGTCGTCGGCCACCCGGGTACCCAGCACCTGACTTTCCGGATGCTGCAGGACCACCGCCGTGCCGCCGAGCTTGCCCAGACCCACCGCGCCCGGCCGCTCCACAGTGCCCGACGTCGGCTCTCGCCCCGCCAGGATCAGCATCAGCGTGGTCTTCCCGGAACCATTGGCCCCGGTGATCGCGATGTGTTCGCCGACGCGAACGTCGAGGCTGACCTCACGCAGCGCGTCTTGTCCGGCACCGGGATAGCGAAAGCGCACCTTGTCCAACCGCACCGGGACCGGCTCGATCGAGGTCGCTTCGCCGGCCACAGGCGCGTCCAACTTGTGCACATCGGGGATGCCGCGCATCCGCTCCAGCAAGCGCGACAGCGCCCACCACCCGATGAGCGAGACCACCATGATCGCGACGGTGAAGTAACCCAGCAGCACCCACGGCCAGTAATGCAGCCCCTCGGCGAAGTAGCGCTTCAGATCCTCGGCGGCGCCCTCCATGCCCATCCGCGCCATGAACGAGGAGAGCCCCTCCACGTTGGCGGTCATCACCTTGAAAATCAGGTGCCGCAACCGCGTCAGCGCCGCCAACATGCCAACCATGGCCGAGCCGAACACCAATCCGGCGATCAGGGACGAGACGATCACCGTCGGTGTGCCGCGCCCCTTGCGTTTCACGATTCCGGTCAGGCCACCGATGTAGGCGCTGTGCACCACCCCCATGAATCCGCCCAGTCCGGCGATCAGAAAAGCGATCACCCCCGCAGCGACCGTGGCCGCAACCAGCACCCGCAAGCGGTAACGGTAGGCCAGCAATCCGGTGGGGACGGTGCCCAGCAACGCCAGTCCGGCGGCAAACGGAACGACGACAGAAATGATCGCGGTCACCGCGCACAGCGCGGCCATCACCGAGGCCTGCGCCAATTCGCCCGGTCGGAGCGGCCCTCCTCGGTGGGGCGGCGCAAGCGGGGCTGACGCGGTCATTTCATCGATTCTGCCAGCCTCGGGCCGGCGGGGCGCCGCAGCACACCGCCATACGCTGGTTTGATGTGATGGCACCCACGATTGGCGGCACTTAGCAAAGCTATGAAACGATAGGAACATGACCTCATCAGCCACAGCCAACCAAGCCCAGGTTGCGCACGGCCTTGGAGCGGATCTGCTGGCCGTCGTCGCGCGGCTGAATCGGCTGGCAACGCAGCGCATCCAGATGCCGCTGCCCTCCGCTCAGGCACGGCTGCTCGCGACCATCGAGGCCCAGGGCGAAGCCCGCATCGGCGACCTGGCCGCCGTCGACCACTGCTCTCAGCCCACGATGACCACTCAGGTGCGTCGGCTCGAAGACGCCGGAATGGTGACCCGAACCGTCGACCCGGGCGACGCCCGCGCCGTCCGGATTCGTATTACGCCAGAGGGAATGCGCACATTGAGCGCGGTGCGAACCGACCGGGCCGCCGCTATCGAACCGCAGCTGGCCCGGCTCGAGCCGTCGGACCGCCAGGTGCTCGCGGATGCGGTCGAGGTGCTGCGCCGCCTGCTGGACAATGCGGCCGCCACGCCAGGCCGCAACACCCTCTGACCGACGCGGTGCATCCTGGATGGATAGACCCGTCCAGCGGGTACACACTTAGTTCCAGACCGGTTGGCCGGGAAGCTGGACGCGATCGGTGACGGAAGGTGGCGGGCATGCGGACCGAGGCATCTTGATGCCGAACGGTTTCCCTCTGACCGTGTGGCTCGGATCGATGCGCTACGTCTTTACTCCGGGCCGCGACGCATTGGTGGGTTACGGCGACAAGTTCGATATCCGCCTGGATGGCCCGGCCCCCTTTGACACCTTTGACCGGCCAACCCCGGAACTGGCACTGCGATTCGCGGGCAATCGTTGGGTGGCCATCGATCAAAGCCGCAACGGCATGTTCGTTGACGGAGCGCGGTTGGCGACCGTCGACATCCGTGACGGCCTCACGATCACCGTCGGCGATCCCCACCATGGAACGCCGCTGCGCTTCCAGGTCACCGCTGCCGCCGGAGCGCGATCGCTACCTGCCGATCCGCCACGAGGCCCGGGGCATCCGCCGCCGCGTCCCGCCCGGGCCGAGCCCGCCCCGCCGCAGCCCGTCCCCCCGAGCAAACCGACGGAGTCGGTCACCCAGCAACTTCCCACCGCATCGGCGACCCAACGAATCGCCACGCCACCGCCGGCACCGTCGACGTTCGAGCGGGCGACCCGGCCAATCCGGTTGGCACCGCCGGGCGCACCCGCGGCTCCTCCCCCGATGCCACCGCACCCACCAGCACCGCCATCACCACCGCGTCCGCCATCACAGTCCTCTCCGACGCCGCCGACCCCCGAGTTACCCGCGGCGTCGGCACCAGCTGCGTCCGAGGGCGCGGAACAGCCCAAGAGCCGGGGCCTGGTGGAGCGGATGATCGACGCCACCCGCAAGCTGCTGCCCGGCCGTGCCGAAACCGACTCCGCCTCCGACTCCGACTCCGACTCCGACTCCGACTCCGGTTCCAGCACCGGCACCGGCACCGGCACCGGCGAGTTGCCGTCGACCAACCGATTGCCGCTCAAGCCCGGCGCACGCACGATCGGCGTGGCGGCATATCAGTTGGGGCTCACCGTCGACGGGCACGAGCTGATCTCGGACGTCTCATTCACGACGCGCCCAGGCTCTTTGATCGCCGTGGTCGGCCCGTCGCGAGCCCGTAACTCCAGCCTGGCCGGGCTACTGGCCCGCACCCGACCGCTCAGCGACGGTGTCCTGACCGTCGATGGTCACGACGTCGCGGCCGAACCGGAATCGATGCGGTCGCGCATTGGGGTGGTAACGCGGGACAACCGGGTACACCCGCGGCTGACCGTCGAACAGGCGCTGAGTTATGCCGCCAGGATGCGGCTGCCACCAGACACCTCGGCCGACAATCGCCGGCGCGTGGTGAACCAGGTTCTCGACGAAGTCGAGTTGACCGCGCAACGCGCCACCCGGGTGGCCAAACTGACACCCGACGAGCGACGGTGCGCGGCGATGGCAATCGAGCTCATCACCCGACCGTCGTTGCTGGTGGTCGACGAACCGAGCGCCGGGCTGAACCCGGCGCAGGAGATGCATGTGCTGGCCATGCTGCGCCGCCAGGCCGATCTCGGGTGCGTCGTCGTGGTCGCATCCATGCCGCTGGCCCACCTGAACATGTGTGACCAGGTGCTGCTGCTTACCCCGGCCGGGACCTTGGCGTTCGCCGGGCCTCCCGTCCAGATCGAATCGACGATGGGCACCGCCAGCTGGCCGGACATCTTCGCGCGGGTCAGTGCCGATCCGCAGGCCGCGCATCAATCGTTTCAGAACCGGCTACGCGCGTCGGTGTCACCGACACCACCGTCGGTGCTCGAACCCGAACGGCGCCCCGCCGAACTCACCTTCGGCGCGCAAGTCCGCCTGATACTTCGCCGCCAGGTGCGGGTTTTCCTCGCCAGCCGGCTGTACTTGGTTTTCCTGGCGCTGCTGCCATTTGCGTTGGGTGCCCTGACGTTACTGATTCCCGGCAATTCCGGCTTGGATAGACCGCCCCCGGGCAGCGGCAACCCCCACGAAGCCGTCGAGATCCTGGCGGCCCTCAACTTCGCGGCGGTGCTCATGGGCACCGCCCTGACCGTTCGCGATCTGGTCAGCGAGCGCCAGATTTTCCACCGTGAACAGGCCGTTGGGCTATCAGCTTCGGCCTACCTGATCGGGAAGATCATCATGTTCGGCCTGGTCGCGGCCGTTCAGGCCGCGATCCTCACCGCCATCGTTCTGCTCATCAAAGGCCAGCCGGTGCACGGCGCGGCGCTGCTCCCCAACCCCGGTGTCGAGATCTATGCCAGCGTGGCGGCCACGACCATCGTGTCCGCCATCATCGGGCTGACGCTCTCGACGTTGGGCAGTTCGCTGCGCGAGGTCTTGCCGCTGGTGGTACCGGTGATCCTGGCGTCCTTACTATTTGCCGGCGGCCTGGTGCCGCTGGTGGGAACCTGGGGATTCGACCAGATCGCGTGGTTTGTCCCCGCCCACTGGGGATTTGCGGCGACCGCATCCACGGTTGATCTGCACCGCGTCGACGTGCTTGCCACCCACAATGAAGTGTGGGCGCACTATGCGGGCTGGTGGGCCTTCGACATCGGCATGCTGGTCACCTTCGGTGTCGTGGGAGCCGGACTTGCCCGCTACCGGCTACGGGCTCCCGGCGTCCCGGCAGATCACGGCATCGCCCACAGCAGGAGTTGAGTGACCTTGGCGGGTGAGAAGTCGTTGTCACTCACCAGCACCACCGATTGACGGCCGTCCGCCAATTTCGGTCCCAGCGTGATTCCTTCGATGTTGTTCAGCGGTGACAATGCCGCGGCCGCCGCCGTGCCGGCCAGGGCGGGCAGGTCGGCGGCCAGCGTCTTGCGCATCGGGGTCAACGGCGTCCCGTGAATCGTTGGCATGGACAGCACGTCCGTCGCGGCACCGATCTCGGCGCGGAAGATGCGGATGACCGGAGGCACCGTCGCCGTTCGTTCCACCACCAAGAACGTCGTATCCGACAGGGCGACCAGATCTGAGACGCCGTTGCGGACCGCGGGCGATGCAGCCGGCTCCATGGGGTAGGCGTACTGGGCGGTGGGCGCGGCCGTCTCCACGTCGAATTTGGTGAAACGCGTCAGCACTTGGCGGCCGGTGTTGGCCGGCGGCTCGTCCTGCAAACCCGGTTCTTCCATCGCGGCGTACAGCGACCGACCGTCGGGTGTCAGCGCCAGACCCTCGAGCGCCTGATTGTTGCGCGGCCCGGTGCGTTGGGCGGACACCGCCAGATTCGGCGGCAAGGTGAACTGTCCCAGATATCGGCCGTCCAGATCCGCTATCCGGATCCACGGGTCCAACAGCCCCAATTGCCGATCGGTGAGTCGCTCACCTTCGGAGCTCCAATACAGTCGCCGCCGGGCGGTGTCCACGGCGATGCCTTCCGGGTCAGGGGAAATCACCGGTGGCGTGCTGCTGCGATTCAGCGGCCCGAACGGCTTACCGTCGCGATCCAGCAAGGAATACGCGCCGGTGACGGTGATGTCGCTGATGCCGATGTCCGACAGCGCCAGCCGCATTGTGAAGAACCGGCCGGGTCCCCGGTCGGAACGATCATCGCTGATCACGTAGTAGACCTGACGGTCGGCGTCGTAACTGATGCCCGAGAGTCCGCCGATCACGGCGCCATCGACGCTGGCTCCGAACGGGATCTGCGCCTGGCCGATATAGCTCAGCAACGCAGCTGGGGTGTGCACCCCGCCCCGCTGATGTGTCGGGGCGCAACCGAAGACCGCGGGGCACAACACGCACCCCACTAGCAAGCAGGCCAGCAGCCGGCCGAGAAACGGTTTCACATCACCGAAGCGATAAGCAGCCCAACCAGATAGGTCGCGGCGACCGCGACCGAGCCGAATAGCAATTGCCGAAAAGCGCTGCACCAAATCGCTTTACGGGTGAACCTCGCGGTCACACCACCGGCGATCAACAGGCCGGCTCCACCGAAAATCAACCCAGCCGACAACGAGCCGAATCCCAGCAAGTAGGGAATCAACGGCATGACCGCACCGATGGCGAACATTGCGAAAGACGATATCGCGGCCGCCGATGCGGATGGCTTCTCGGCCGGGTGCACACCGATTTCTCCGACCATATGGAAGTTGACCGCCCGGTTCTCGTCGCGATGGATCTCGTCGGTGGCGGTCTGGGCGGTCTTTTCGGTCATCCCCATGTCCACCAACATCGCGACCAGCTCGGCCCGTTCCGCTTGCGGACGGGCACGCAACGCGCGACGTTCCACATGCACCTCGGAGTCGATCTGTTCGTTGGCCGTGGTCACCGAGGTGAATTCCCCCAGCGCCATGGAGAACGCGCCCGCCAGTAATCCGGCGATGCCACTGACGATGGTGGCGTGAACGCTCTCGGCCGCCGCGACACCGGCGATCAGGCTGGTATTGCTGACCAGACCATCCATCGCGCCGAAAGCTGCGGCTCGCAACCAGCCTCCGCTCACATCGGAGTGCGCGTGCCCAACGTCGAGAGCCGATTCGGGGTTGTGACTGGAATCGGTTGGTTCTGGGGTCGACATCGCAATATCTAAACCCACCGCGGCCTCCGCTGATCGGTCAGGATGCGCCCCGACGGCCTCCGATGGACCAAATCCGAGACGCTGGTGTCTCCCACACCCCGGTTTAGCGAGCTACGGTTCGGGTATGGCGCCGGACATGACCAACACAGCCAAACATCTGCGCGACGCCCTCGACGGCCGGTTCCGCGACGTGAAAAACGAGATGCGGCAGCAACTGACCCTGGAGATATTCCGGCCGCACTACACACCGAACACCGTCATCGCCCGCGCCAAGGTTGCCGAACAGATGCAATTCATGGCCGGGGCGGGAGCGGCCGAGGACAGCTTCCGCAAAGAACATGGCGGCACCGGCAATGTGGGTGCGGCCATCACCATGATCGAGATGCTGGCGATGTCGGACCTGTCGCTGATGGTCAAGGCGGGCGTCCAATGGGGACTGTTCGGCGGCGCGGTCGAAAATCTGGGCACCGAGCGCCACCACGAACAGTACGTCCCAAAGATCATTGACCTGCAGCTGCGCGGCTGCTTCGCGATGACCGAGACCGGACACGGCAGCGATGTCCAGTCATTGGAAACCACGGCGACCTACGACGCCGATACCGAGGAGTTCATCATCGACTCCCCGACCCCTACCGCCCGCAAGGACTACATCGGCGGCGCGGCCGAAACCGCAACCATAGCAGCAGTTTTCGCGCAGCTGATCACTCAGATCGACGGCGAACAAGCCAATCACGGGGTGCACTGTTTCTTGGTTCCGATCCGCGACGAGGACGGCAACGATCTGCCAGGTGTGACGACCTCGGACTGCCACTACAAGGGTGGGCTGCCGGGCGTCGACAACGGCCGCATCACCTTTGATCACGTTCGGATTCCCCGGGTGAACCTGCTGAACAGGTACGGCGACGTGGCCACCGACGGCACCTACAGCTCGCCGATCGACAATCCCAACCGCAGGTTCTTCACCATGATCGGCACGCTGATCCGTGGCCGGGTCACCGTTGGCGGCAGCGCGGCTGCGGCCGCTCGGGTTGCACTGGACATTGCCACCCGATATGCGTTGCAGCGCAGGCAGTTCAGTGCACCCGATGACGACGACAGCGAAGTGCTGATCATGGACTACCTGATGCACCAGCGCAGGCTGTTCCCGCTGATCGCGCGATCGTATGCGCTGCAGTTCGCACAGAACGAACTGGTGTCGAAATGTCATGACCTGCAGACAACGGACTCCCCCGACGCCGAAGAGCAGCGCGAACTGGAGGCTCGCGCCGCCGGCCTGAAGGCCGCCAACACCTGGCACGCCAGCCGTGCCATTCAGGAAGCGCGCGAAGCGTGCGGCGGCGCCGGCTACATGGCCGAGAATCGGCTGATCGCGTTGCGGGCCGACACCGACGTGTTCACCACATTCGAAGGCGACAACCACGTGCTGACCCAACTGGTCGCCAAGGAGCTGCTCACCGCGTACGCCGACGACATCCGCAGTATGAGCCCGGTCGAGTGGGTGCGTTTCGCGGCCAACGCGGTCGGCGACCGGGTGATGAAGCGCACCGCGGCCGAAGCGATCATGCAGCGGATCGTGGACGCCCGCCAGGACAACGAAGAAGAAGGCAGCCTGTTCAACCGCGGCACCCAAGTCAAGATGTTCGAAGATCGCGAAGACTATCTGTTGTCCTCGGTGGCTCGGCGGCTGCAGAACAAATCCAACGAAATGTCGGCGTTTGATGCCTTCAACGCGGTCCAGGACCACGTGCTCCATGCCGCACAGGCCCATATCGACCGGGTGGTTCTGGAGGCTTTCGTCGCCGGCATCGAGTCATGCACCGACGAGCAGGCCCGCGAGCTATTGGGGGTCGTCTGCGACTTGTACGCGTTGTCGGTAATCGAGGAAGACAAGGCGTGGTACATCGAGCACCGGTACCTCTCGACCGAACGCGCCAAGGCAGTCACCCGAGGCATCAACGATCGATGCCGGGTGCTGCGCCCGCACGCCAGGACGCTGGTGGACGGTTTCGGCATCCCGAAGCCCCTGCGTTACGCCGAGATGCTGCATCCCGAGAATCTTCCCGACTGAGATCGGCCCGCTCAGCGTCCGCCTCGGTCCCCCGACCCGGGTAAGGGGGCCGAGGCCGAACGCCTCGCACCGACCAGCCATTTGGTCGTTGGCCAGCGGGCTGCTCAGGCGACGAACGTGACTTCTGGCTCCATCGGATCGTTGGGCTCCATGTCCTTGCCGTGGAGCTTGAGCAGATATTCGTAGTTGGAGGGCAACGTTTCAACCAGATGCCGCTGCTTTTGCTTCACATCCAGGAACAGCGCATCCGCTTCGTGGATAGCCTCCGACTGGTAGTTGATCGCCGGCAGTGTGTGATCAGGCAGCACCCCCAAGCCGGCGAAAATGCAGTAGTAGCTGCCGTTGGTCCAGAAGTTCTCGAACTCCGCGTCGAAGTTCGAGTAGTACGACGACTCCGTGGCAATTGGCGGGTTGACCGGCACGCCTGCCTTGTACATCGCAACCTTCTCCTTGATGGAATCGGTCAACGTGAGTTCCTTGTTGGCGCGCCAGAATTCGGTATCGGTGCGAGGAGAGAAGTAGAAGTGGGCCTGCAGGAAATCGCGGGTCTCGTCGAATAGGGTATCGATCTTTCGGTTGAACCGATCGATGAGCACCGGGTCAAAGCGGCGGTCCGGGAAGTGCTTGGCCAACTGGTATAGGGCCGCGTAGATCAAAAAGATTCCGGTCGACTCCAACGGCTCCAGGAAGCACGAGGAGAGGCCGACGCTCACCACGTTCTTCACCCATGACCGGCGGTTGCGTCCCACCCGGAACCGAATCTTGTTCAGCGGCGTGTCTTCCGGGTCGAGTTGCCACAAGGTACAGAAGTCGCGAATGGCCTCGTCTTGTGATGCGAATTGACTGGAGTACACGTATCCCGACCCGAAGCGACCGAGCAACGGCGTGCGCCACGTCCAACCGGACTTCATTGCGATCGCCGAGGTGTAGGGCTCAATACCGTTGGCCGCATCGTCATGGCGGATCGGTGTGGCGACCGCACTGTCACACAGCAGGTGGTCGTTCATGTCGATGAACGGCTCGTTCATCGCTTCATTGATCAGCAATCCGCGAAAGCCTGAGCAGTCGACAAACAGGTCTCCATCGAGTCGGTGACCTTCCTCGGTTCGCAGCGCGGTGATGTACCCGTTGCTGTCCTTTTCAGCCGAGGTCATCTTTTCCTGCACGTGCACGACACCAAGGTTCTTGGTGGCGAAGCGTCGCAAGAAGTCCGCTACCAGTGCCGCGTCGAAGTGCCAGGCGTAGTAGGTGGCCTGAGTCCCGTCCAGGTACCGAGGCGCCTTCATGGCGTCCATGATCGCGGGCTCACGGAAGCACGCATAGTCGAAAGGCTCGTAGGTTCCCCCCTTTAGCTGATTGCGGGCCCAATAGTGCGATAGTGGAATGTGCTGCGGGGACGGCAGCAGTCCGAACGGGTGGTAGAAGTGGTCCGGCCGCCCCTGCCATTGACGGGCGACAGGTGATCCCTCACCCGGGGTGCGCCAGTTGATGAACTTGACCGCGGTCTTGAAGCTGGCGTTGCACTCGCGCATCCACTCGTCCTCGGGGATGCCGAGGAAGTCAAACACCACCCGCTGCAGATTCGGGACGGTGGCCTCGCCGACCCCGATACGCGGAACGGAGGGCGCCTCCAGGACGGTGATTTCTACATTGCCCTGCAGCGCCTTCCCAAGATATGCAGCCGTCATCCATCCAGCGGTGCCACCGCCGAGAACTACGACCTTCTTGATCAGGTTGTCATCCACAGACTTCAATTCCTTTCCGATTGGTCGGCCGATCGCATAGGTGCGGTCTGGTCCAGGTGCTCTGACGTTGCTGGCGTGTCGCTCCAGCCGGTGCGGGCGACGGCGCCGTCCCGAGTCCGATCACGGAGCGGCAGCAATACAGCTGCCGCGGGAAGGACCGACTTCCACACTTTCGCGGCGCTGCTGGACGCCGCGAAACATCCACTGAGCTTGACTAATTCGTCTGCCGGCCAGACATCCAAGCCGGCTAGCTGGCCGCCCGGACTCGAGACAGCCCGCGGCAAGGCACACCCGGGGGGAAGCAAGGGCCGTGCCGCGGGCCGAGTCCAGGACGTGGGTGGCACTACGGTCGAGCCGTGCGACCGCCGATTCGGCCACCCGACCCAGCATATATAGCTTGTCTGCGTTATTAACCATTGACCGCGCTTCAGGGATAGAGGCCGACCAGATGGCAAATCGATGACAACCCGCTCTTGGCATGGCGACCTTTCGCTGTGGGCTCAGTAGACGCCGCCCAACAGTAGGACCGCATCTCCGGTAAAGTCAACCAATTAAATAGTAATTTTGTTGCCTAGTCGCTAGCGTGTCTATTCATGTTTAACACAGCCGCCAACCGGCCGGCGCCAACCGAATCGAGAGAACGCGGATGACGGCTACTGTCCAGGACGAGACAGCGGACGACGGCGCCAGCCAGCCTGAAGGCAAACATCAAGCGGGCGCGGATTCACCCACCCCGCCAAGTGCAGATTGCACCTTGGGCAGAGGCCGCGCTGACGCTCGACAGTTCGGCAATGCGCGCACCACAGCCGACGGCGACCGGGTCGACCTGCCGAGCCTGGTCGCGGACGCCGAACAGATGGGCGGCACAACACCAGGTCAAGCGGCTCTTCTGGTCGTGCACCACGCGGCTCTGCAAGCTGTACTCCGATACGGAAGCCAACATCTACAGTCACGTCACATCGAACATATGCGCTCCGGAAATATGGTAGGCGCGCTCGCCATCACTGAGCCCGATGTGTCGGGGTCCAATCTGCGCGGCCTCACCAGCAAAGCAGTCAGAGATGGCGACGATTGGGTGATGTCCGGGGCGAAGTCCGCCATCACCGGAGCACCGTTGGCCGCATTCTTCGTCACTCTGATCCCGTTCATCGTTGACGGCGGCGTGGCGTTGACGACCGTGTTGGTGCCATCCGACAGTCCGGGAGTCACCATCCAGCCTCCCGAGGACATGTATGGATTGTGGTCCGTGCCGGTCTCCGGCGTTCGCTACGAGAACGTGCGCATACAGAGCTGGCAAATTCTTGGCGAGGTCGGCGGCGGAGTGGACGTCATCAGTGAGAGTTTGCTAGTTGGACGAATCTGCGCGGGTGCGATCAGCCTTGGCGTGCTCAAACGCTGCGCTCAATTGATGTACCGCTTCGCGTCACATCGGCAGGTGAGCACCGGACGCCTTGCCGACGACCCGGTGTTCCAGCGCCGGATCTCTCGTATCACGGCCGAAATTGCCGCTGTGGAGGCCCTACTCTCCACCATCACAATGGAATTCGAGGTACCCCAAGAGATAG is from Mycobacterium marinum and encodes:
- a CDS encoding DUF2232 domain-containing protein is translated as MTASAPLAPPHRGGPLRPGELAQASVMAALCAVTAIISVVVPFAAGLALLGTVPTGLLAYRYRLRVLVAATVAAGVIAFLIAGLGGFMGVVHSAYIGGLTGIVKRKGRGTPTVIVSSLIAGLVFGSAMVGMLAALTRLRHLIFKVMTANVEGLSSFMARMGMEGAAEDLKRYFAEGLHYWPWVLLGYFTVAIMVVSLIGWWALSRLLERMRGIPDVHKLDAPVAGEATSIEPVPVRLDKVRFRYPGAGQDALREVSLDVRVGEHIAITGANGSGKTTLMLILAGREPTSGTVERPGAVGLGKLGGTAVVLQHPESQVLGTRVADDVVWGLPPGTKIDVDQQLAEVGLEGLAERETGSLSGGELQRLALAAALAREPAILIADEVTTMVDQQGREALLRVLSGLTKRHRTALVHITHYNNEADSADRTVDLSESPDNAEMVETAPVPAPAVAVSVGVQRPALELIGVGHEYNIGTPWAKTALRDLNFVVEQGDGVLIHGGNGSGKSTLAWVMAGLTVPTTGACLLDGRPTHEQVGAVALSFQAARLQLMRSRVDLEVASAAGFSARDEDRVAAALSVVGLDPTLAKRSIDQLSGGQMRRVVLAGLLACSPRALILDEPLAGLDATSQRGLLRLLEDLRREQGLTVVVISHDFAGMDELCPRTLHLNNGVMEPVSTTAAGGLGGRTGAGGKP
- a CDS encoding MarR family winged helix-turn-helix transcriptional regulator; amino-acid sequence: MTSSATANQAQVAHGLGADLLAVVARLNRLATQRIQMPLPSAQARLLATIEAQGEARIGDLAAVDHCSQPTMTTQVRRLEDAGMVTRTVDPGDARAVRIRITPEGMRTLSAVRTDRAAAIEPQLARLEPSDRQVLADAVEVLRRLLDNAAATPGRNTL
- a CDS encoding ABC transporter permease codes for the protein MWLGSMRYVFTPGRDALVGYGDKFDIRLDGPAPFDTFDRPTPELALRFAGNRWVAIDQSRNGMFVDGARLATVDIRDGLTITVGDPHHGTPLRFQVTAAAGARSLPADPPRGPGHPPPRPARAEPAPPQPVPPSKPTESVTQQLPTASATQRIATPPPAPSTFERATRPIRLAPPGAPAAPPPMPPHPPAPPSPPRPPSQSSPTPPTPELPAASAPAASEGAEQPKSRGLVERMIDATRKLLPGRAETDSASDSDSDSDSDSGSSTGTGTGTGELPSTNRLPLKPGARTIGVAAYQLGLTVDGHELISDVSFTTRPGSLIAVVGPSRARNSSLAGLLARTRPLSDGVLTVDGHDVAAEPESMRSRIGVVTRDNRVHPRLTVEQALSYAARMRLPPDTSADNRRRVVNQVLDEVELTAQRATRVAKLTPDERRCAAMAIELITRPSLLVVDEPSAGLNPAQEMHVLAMLRRQADLGCVVVVASMPLAHLNMCDQVLLLTPAGTLAFAGPPVQIESTMGTASWPDIFARVSADPQAAHQSFQNRLRASVSPTPPSVLEPERRPAELTFGAQVRLILRRQVRVFLASRLYLVFLALLPFALGALTLLIPGNSGLDRPPPGSGNPHEAVEILAALNFAAVLMGTALTVRDLVSERQIFHREQAVGLSASAYLIGKIIMFGLVAAVQAAILTAIVLLIKGQPVHGAALLPNPGVEIYASVAATTIVSAIIGLTLSTLGSSLREVLPLVVPVILASLLFAGGLVPLVGTWGFDQIAWFVPAHWGFAATASTVDLHRVDVLATHNEVWAHYAGWWAFDIGMLVTFGVVGAGLARYRLRAPGVPADHGIAHSRS
- a CDS encoding esterase-like activity of phytase family protein → MKPFLGRLLACLLVGCVLCPAVFGCAPTHQRGGVHTPAALLSYIGQAQIPFGASVDGAVIGGLSGISYDADRQVYYVISDDRSDRGPGRFFTMRLALSDIGISDITVTGAYSLLDRDGKPFGPLNRSSTPPVISPDPEGIAVDTARRRLYWSSEGERLTDRQLGLLDPWIRIADLDGRYLGQFTLPPNLAVSAQRTGPRNNQALEGLALTPDGRSLYAAMEEPGLQDEPPANTGRQVLTRFTKFDVETAAPTAQYAYPMEPAASPAVRNGVSDLVALSDTTFLVVERTATVPPVIRIFRAEIGAATDVLSMPTIHGTPLTPMRKTLAADLPALAGTAAAAALSPLNNIEGITLGPKLADGRQSVVLVSDNDFSPAKVTQLLLWAMP
- a CDS encoding VIT1/CCC1 transporter family protein, whose protein sequence is MSTPEPTDSSHNPESALDVGHAHSDVSGGWLRAAAFGAMDGLVSNTSLIAGVAAAESVHATIVSGIAGLLAGAFSMALGEFTSVTTANEQIDSEVHVERRALRARPQAERAELVAMLVDMGMTEKTAQTATDEIHRDENRAVNFHMVGEIGVHPAEKPSASAAAISSFAMFAIGAVMPLIPYLLGFGSLSAGLIFGGAGLLIAGGVTARFTRKAIWCSAFRQLLFGSVAVAATYLVGLLIASVM